One part of the Candidatus Binatia bacterium genome encodes these proteins:
- a CDS encoding LAGLIDADG family homing endonuclease, with product MKFARTYSVPGDPYAGVTFEPRDSRIVNPDGSVIFEAKDVMVPATWSQVAVDVLAQKYCRKAGVPTATVRVPEDGVPQWLQRSMADVEALSRDDQFGAERDSRQVFNRMAGCWTYWGWKHGYFDSENDAQIYFDEMCAMLARQIGAPNSPQFFNTGLHWAYGISGPAQGHWYVEPADGMAIPSTDTYTRPQVSACYILGIDDDLLNEGGIFDGVVREARIFKGGSGSGANFSKIRAAGEKLTGGGTSSGLMSFLKVFDRAAGAIKSGGTTRRAAKMVVLNADHPDIEAFVNWKVREERKVADLVIGSRVFERHLNAIISAAHDTRVPDHARLDPALNASLRGAIREALAAGIPSGAAQNALDYARQGYTHLEIEKYDVGWDSEAYVTVSGQNSNNSVRLSNGFFEALDRDEDWLLTARTTGDVVKRIKARDLWEQIGLAAWQSADPGLQFDDTIQEWHTCSNDDRINATNPCVTGDALVATADGPARIASLVGKAAFVVGADGRPHLVNNIFPTGTKPVYRLRTKAGYELDLTADHKVWTENRGDVPASELQRGDRIALSGSGFGAVAIDTNLALGIGTAIGDGCVANSGGLIITMHEDEYPVLSDIAGAINRVKSQFQDDGRARRATTATIPAQGTGSRIATGNRRVVELFSRYAVLDAGSAQKKFTDAVYELDQQSTSAMLRGLFTADGTVANYGSKSQYVSLDSCSPTLLKQVQHLLLSFGIKSKLYTDRRTELVASCPDGNGGRAEYRVVQMHSLRISRTSRLAFERAIGFHPASHKARALAGLNASVSCYSERLVDDFDSVEPLGTAAVFDLTENETHHFVANGLLVHNCSEYVFLDDTACNLASLNLVKFLNDDGNFDAQRFADATRIWTTTLEISVAMGQMPSKKIAEKNHGYRTLGLGYANLGTLLMRMGLPYDSEESFGWCGAINALQTGMAYRTSAEMAQQLGPFARFEANREPMLRVIRNHRRAAYAVDASEYEGLTVKPVTHQPTLFTQKTWALARKMWDEALSTGEVAGYRNAQVTVTAPTGTIGLVMDCDTTGIEPDFALVKFKKLAGGGYFKIVNQSVDAALHKLGYSQEQIEAIETYAKGTGTLEEAPHVNRATLKAKGFDDAAVERVEAALPGAFELAFVFNKFVLGEEFCKERLGLTEEQLNDWNFSILRDGLGFTALQIEEASAHICGRMTVEGAPDLKDEHLAVFDCATPCGKYGTRYIRPLAHVDMMAAAQPWVSGAISKCVVGNTLLTTEDGLVRIGSLHRGEAEDTFRSEALEVASLNGARSTDAFYYGGERTVREIRLRSGHRVVGTPNHRVLVCNDRGLIWRHLSEIEPGEYVAVQYGDDMWSSSPARFDDFRPSPAHGSQKRIDVPDAMTSDLAFFLGAYAAEGHTSRCNYTVVITNGVDVVLERVLDAARAAFGIEGKILRAPGKCPVITFASKTLVEFLEYLGCGSRAREKRIPDSVLRSPREHVRAFLSGLFLDAYVTTGALAKWAICLDSPALLDDLQAVLTNFGVVHSRIEKYNKEYAKSYGEVYATGRQAQKLLALIAFPEPVKLARAMIPLHRAGEGPRIRGKHSHLLDERTRAVSWESVRRLSEQVELPQWLDEIVNRNLHFSPVDHVADAGTREVYDISVPETHAFVGNGIVNHNTINLPQTASIEDVKEAYRYSWERMIKAVALYRDGSKLSQPLAASYDFGGDATGEETATAPQPFNTPLQIAEKLVYRYIAKRRPMPQRRSGYTQKATISGHKVYLRTGEYEGGQLGEIFIDMHKEGAAFRSLMNNFAIAISLGLQHGVPLEEFVEAFTFTRFEPNGPVVGHDHIKMATSILDYIFRELAVSYLGRYDLAHVQPSMQMDAMGPEAQEEYIGEEEAGVHVRPAGVAERLHPVSAHLHPGMDPEPPSSHAPPGNGGNGGANGNGGSNGGATATAVATLARTEAVNASKAKGYTGNACSECGQLTMVRNGACEKCDSCGATSGCS from the coding sequence ATGAAGTTTGCGCGTACCTATTCTGTCCCCGGCGACCCCTATGCCGGTGTGACGTTCGAGCCGCGAGACTCGCGGATCGTCAATCCCGACGGCTCGGTCATCTTTGAGGCCAAGGATGTCATGGTGCCGGCGACCTGGAGCCAGGTCGCCGTGGACGTCCTCGCCCAGAAGTACTGCCGCAAGGCGGGAGTACCGACCGCGACCGTCCGCGTGCCGGAAGATGGCGTGCCGCAATGGCTTCAGCGCTCGATGGCCGACGTCGAGGCCCTTTCCCGCGACGACCAGTTCGGGGCGGAACGCGACTCGCGCCAGGTCTTCAACCGCATGGCCGGCTGCTGGACCTACTGGGGCTGGAAGCACGGCTACTTCGACTCCGAGAACGACGCGCAGATTTACTTCGACGAGATGTGCGCGATGTTAGCGCGCCAGATCGGTGCGCCCAACTCTCCGCAGTTCTTCAACACCGGCCTGCACTGGGCGTACGGCATTTCGGGACCCGCGCAAGGTCACTGGTACGTCGAACCCGCCGATGGCATGGCAATCCCGTCGACCGATACCTACACTCGGCCGCAAGTTTCGGCGTGCTACATCCTCGGAATTGACGACGACTTACTGAACGAAGGCGGCATTTTCGACGGCGTCGTGCGCGAAGCGCGCATCTTCAAAGGCGGCTCCGGAAGCGGCGCTAACTTCTCGAAGATTCGGGCGGCCGGCGAAAAGCTGACCGGCGGCGGAACGTCGAGCGGTTTGATGTCGTTCCTCAAAGTCTTCGATCGCGCCGCCGGTGCGATCAAGTCGGGCGGCACGACGCGGCGCGCCGCGAAGATGGTCGTGCTCAACGCCGACCATCCCGACATCGAAGCGTTCGTCAACTGGAAAGTGCGCGAAGAGCGCAAGGTCGCCGATCTCGTCATCGGCTCGCGCGTCTTCGAGCGCCACCTCAACGCGATCATCTCCGCGGCGCACGACACGCGCGTTCCCGACCACGCGCGGCTCGATCCCGCCCTCAACGCGTCGTTGCGCGGCGCAATTCGCGAAGCGCTCGCCGCCGGCATACCGTCTGGCGCCGCGCAGAACGCGCTCGACTACGCGCGCCAGGGATACACGCATTTAGAGATCGAGAAATACGACGTCGGCTGGGATTCCGAAGCATACGTCACCGTTTCCGGCCAGAACTCGAACAACTCGGTGCGCTTGAGCAACGGCTTCTTCGAAGCGCTCGATCGCGACGAGGATTGGTTGCTGACCGCGCGCACGACCGGCGACGTAGTCAAGCGCATTAAGGCGCGCGATCTGTGGGAGCAGATCGGCCTGGCTGCATGGCAGTCCGCCGATCCCGGCTTGCAGTTCGACGATACGATCCAAGAGTGGCACACCTGTTCGAACGACGATCGTATCAACGCAACGAATCCGTGCGTTACCGGCGACGCGCTCGTCGCGACCGCCGACGGACCGGCGCGAATCGCCAGTCTCGTGGGCAAAGCGGCGTTCGTCGTCGGTGCCGACGGTAGGCCCCATCTCGTCAACAATATCTTCCCGACCGGAACGAAACCCGTCTATCGTCTTCGCACGAAGGCGGGCTACGAACTCGACCTCACCGCCGACCACAAGGTCTGGACGGAGAATCGCGGCGACGTACCAGCGTCGGAACTGCAACGCGGCGATCGGATCGCTTTGAGCGGGTCGGGGTTCGGCGCGGTCGCCATCGACACGAACCTCGCGCTCGGCATCGGCACGGCTATCGGCGACGGCTGCGTAGCGAATTCAGGCGGTCTCATCATCACCATGCACGAAGACGAATACCCGGTTCTCAGCGACATCGCCGGCGCAATCAATCGGGTCAAATCGCAATTCCAGGACGATGGCCGGGCTCGCCGTGCGACGACCGCAACGATTCCCGCGCAGGGCACCGGATCGCGCATTGCTACCGGGAACCGGCGAGTCGTCGAACTTTTTTCACGCTACGCGGTCCTCGATGCCGGCAGTGCGCAGAAAAAGTTCACCGACGCCGTCTACGAGCTCGACCAGCAATCGACGTCGGCGATGCTGCGAGGCCTCTTCACGGCCGACGGCACGGTGGCGAACTATGGATCGAAATCGCAATACGTCTCGCTCGACTCTTGCTCGCCGACGCTCCTCAAGCAGGTCCAGCACCTTCTCCTCTCTTTCGGGATCAAGTCAAAACTCTACACCGACCGGCGTACGGAGCTCGTTGCGTCCTGCCCGGACGGTAACGGCGGCCGCGCCGAGTACCGCGTCGTGCAGATGCACTCGTTGCGCATCTCGCGTACCTCACGTCTTGCGTTCGAGCGCGCGATCGGCTTCCATCCGGCCTCGCATAAGGCCCGCGCTCTCGCCGGTCTCAACGCATCGGTGAGCTGCTACTCGGAGCGCCTCGTCGACGATTTTGACTCGGTCGAACCACTCGGTACCGCTGCAGTCTTCGATCTCACCGAAAACGAGACGCATCACTTCGTAGCTAACGGGTTGCTCGTGCACAACTGCTCGGAATACGTCTTTCTCGATGACACGGCGTGCAATTTAGCTAGCCTCAATCTCGTCAAGTTCCTCAACGACGACGGCAACTTCGACGCGCAGCGCTTCGCCGACGCGACGCGCATCTGGACGACGACGCTCGAGATCTCCGTCGCCATGGGACAGATGCCGTCGAAGAAGATCGCCGAGAAGAACCACGGCTATCGCACGCTGGGCCTTGGCTACGCAAACCTCGGCACGCTGTTGATGCGCATGGGCCTACCGTACGACTCCGAGGAGAGTTTCGGATGGTGCGGCGCCATCAACGCGCTTCAGACCGGGATGGCGTATCGCACATCGGCAGAGATGGCGCAACAACTCGGACCCTTCGCACGCTTCGAGGCGAATCGCGAGCCGATGCTGCGCGTCATCCGGAACCATCGCCGGGCCGCGTATGCCGTCGATGCGAGCGAGTACGAAGGACTCACCGTGAAGCCGGTAACGCATCAGCCGACGCTCTTCACGCAGAAGACCTGGGCGCTGGCGCGCAAGATGTGGGACGAAGCGCTCTCGACCGGCGAGGTTGCCGGCTATCGCAACGCCCAGGTCACGGTCACCGCTCCAACCGGCACGATCGGGCTCGTGATGGACTGCGATACGACCGGCATCGAGCCCGACTTCGCGCTCGTGAAATTCAAGAAGCTCGCCGGCGGCGGCTACTTCAAGATCGTCAATCAATCCGTCGACGCAGCGCTCCACAAACTCGGCTACTCGCAAGAGCAAATCGAGGCGATCGAGACCTACGCGAAGGGAACCGGAACCCTCGAAGAAGCGCCGCACGTCAACCGCGCGACGCTGAAAGCGAAGGGCTTCGACGACGCGGCGGTCGAGCGCGTCGAGGCCGCCTTACCGGGCGCGTTCGAACTCGCGTTCGTCTTCAACAAGTTCGTGCTCGGCGAGGAGTTCTGCAAAGAGCGGCTCGGGTTGACCGAGGAGCAGCTCAACGACTGGAACTTCTCGATTCTGCGCGATGGTCTTGGCTTCACGGCGCTGCAGATCGAAGAGGCTTCGGCACACATCTGCGGCCGGATGACGGTCGAGGGCGCGCCGGATCTCAAAGACGAGCATCTCGCGGTCTTCGATTGCGCGACGCCCTGCGGGAAGTACGGCACGCGTTACATCCGGCCGCTCGCGCACGTGGACATGATGGCCGCGGCGCAACCGTGGGTCTCGGGAGCGATTAGCAAATGCGTCGTCGGCAACACGCTGCTGACGACGGAAGACGGGCTCGTGCGAATCGGATCGCTGCATCGCGGCGAAGCCGAGGACACGTTCCGATCGGAAGCGCTCGAGGTCGCCTCGCTCAATGGGGCGCGATCGACGGATGCCTTCTACTACGGCGGAGAACGCACCGTTCGCGAAATCCGTCTCCGTTCCGGGCACCGCGTCGTCGGAACGCCGAATCACCGCGTCCTCGTCTGCAACGATCGCGGTTTGATATGGCGGCATTTATCGGAAATCGAGCCCGGCGAGTACGTCGCGGTTCAGTACGGCGACGATATGTGGTCCTCCAGTCCGGCTCGCTTTGATGACTTTCGGCCATCGCCGGCGCACGGCTCGCAAAAGCGAATCGACGTGCCCGACGCCATGACGTCGGATCTCGCCTTCTTCCTCGGCGCCTACGCCGCCGAAGGGCATACGTCGCGATGCAATTACACGGTCGTCATCACGAACGGCGTCGACGTCGTTCTGGAACGGGTTCTCGATGCGGCGCGCGCGGCATTCGGCATCGAAGGCAAAATCCTGCGGGCGCCCGGCAAGTGCCCGGTTATCACATTCGCCTCGAAGACGTTGGTCGAGTTCCTCGAGTATCTTGGCTGCGGCTCTCGAGCGAGAGAGAAACGCATTCCGGATAGCGTGCTGCGCTCGCCGCGCGAACACGTACGGGCTTTTCTCAGCGGGCTATTCCTCGATGCGTACGTCACGACCGGCGCGCTCGCCAAGTGGGCTATCTGTCTCGACTCTCCGGCCCTTCTCGACGATCTCCAAGCCGTCCTCACGAACTTCGGCGTCGTTCATAGCCGCATCGAGAAATACAACAAAGAATACGCTAAGTCGTACGGAGAGGTCTATGCGACCGGACGGCAGGCGCAGAAGCTTCTAGCCCTCATCGCGTTCCCAGAGCCCGTAAAACTTGCGCGAGCGATGATCCCCCTACACCGCGCCGGAGAAGGGCCGCGAATTCGCGGCAAGCACTCGCATCTGCTCGACGAGCGGACTCGAGCGGTTTCCTGGGAGAGCGTGCGTCGCCTCTCGGAGCAGGTCGAGTTGCCGCAATGGCTCGACGAGATCGTCAACCGCAACCTCCATTTCAGCCCTGTCGACCACGTTGCCGATGCCGGAACGCGAGAGGTTTACGATATCTCGGTTCCCGAGACGCACGCGTTCGTCGGTAACGGCATCGTCAACCACAATACGATCAATCTTCCGCAGACTGCGTCGATCGAAGACGTCAAGGAAGCGTATCGCTATTCGTGGGAGCGGATGATCAAAGCCGTCGCACTCTACCGCGACGGGTCGAAACTCTCCCAACCGCTCGCGGCGAGCTACGACTTCGGCGGCGATGCGACGGGAGAAGAGACGGCCACCGCGCCGCAGCCGTTCAACACGCCGCTGCAGATCGCCGAGAAGCTCGTCTACCGCTACATTGCCAAGCGGCGGCCGATGCCGCAGCGGCGCAGCGGCTACACGCAGAAGGCGACGATCTCGGGCCACAAGGTCTACCTGCGCACCGGCGAGTACGAAGGCGGCCAACTCGGCGAGATCTTCATCGACATGCACAAAGAGGGCGCGGCCTTCCGCTCCCTCATGAACAACTTCGCGATCGCGATCTCGCTCGGCTTGCAGCACGGCGTGCCGCTCGAGGAGTTCGTCGAAGCCTTCACCTTCACGCGCTTCGAGCCGAACGGACCGGTCGTCGGTCACGATCACATCAAGATGGCGACCTCGATCCTTGACTACATCTTCCGCGAGCTCGCGGTCAGTTATCTCGGCCGCTACGACCTCGCGCACGTGCAGCCGTCGATGCAGATGGATGCGATGGGGCCCGAGGCGCAAGAGGAGTACATCGGCGAGGAAGAGGCGGGCGTCCACGTTCGTCCGGCCGGCGTCGCCGAGCGGCTCCATCCGGTCAGCGCGCACCTGCATCCGGGAATGGACCCCGAGCCGCCTTCGTCGCACGCACCGCCCGGCAACGGCGGGAACGGCGGCGCAAACGGTAACGGCGGCAGCAACGGCGGCGCAACCGCTACGGCGGTCGCCACGCTCGCGCGAACCGAAGCGGTCAACGCGTCGAAGGCCAAGGGCTATACGGGCAACGCATGCTCCGAGTGCGGCCAGCTCACGATGGTGCGCAACGGCGCGTGCGAGAAGTGCGACTCCTGCGGAGCGACTTCAGGATGCAGTTAG
- a CDS encoding multicopper oxidase domain-containing protein: protein MQSVRSRTLLWLAAAAVGVLLAGTSGAGGAAPAVHHHVAVCGGAAPSREVVEPPEVDAWNLPLDANGEHELILAVHHDGQRYCYRYTLDGRVETVAPAIHVRRGEHFALRIVNDLKGRSPGESVASTAIPACAPMTMPPPTTLHFVGYLNHTIDDRPLQMAPVDTNIHLHGFEGPASEENIFLSTLSTPMHACEYRITIPKRQPPGTYMYHPHAHGTSDVEVSSGLDGAWIVEPDRPQLPPEDDHVLVVRYQIPFGVDNIFAPDETALGNDGIAHEAALPAGSPVPYDPFDPPPWPSVFPIRGGGLSLDPTGCNGAGSEALVDVDGAAAPATLHVAPGTTQLLRIVNGTSDSPKFMQLRDASGTVTQMRVVGIDGIPVSGDMDAPLSQYIAMDRVMLTPMSRTDILLTIPPGGKYVLSTEHFCEGKDAFFQMRHDLLAISTRADAPGAAVAMPSPDFSPVPATIADTPAAKLVAYARANPSLIRRRALTFTEYAFPKSGKIPVHQGFYITDTTNRQFREHPFWPVYPAGATVPANADVVVKKGTIEEWYLINATMESHGFHIHQMSFVQENGPGGIPLTEDTVFVPVGRLLPNKRDPNYPLVAPSITKILLDFRHVPRGTFVFHCHMLFHEDAGMMAIVRVE, encoded by the coding sequence ATGCAGAGCGTTAGAAGCCGGACCCTTCTGTGGCTCGCTGCGGCGGCCGTCGGGGTGCTGCTCGCCGGAACGAGCGGGGCCGGCGGCGCCGCGCCCGCCGTCCACCATCACGTCGCGGTCTGCGGCGGGGCCGCGCCGTCGCGCGAGGTCGTCGAGCCGCCCGAGGTTGACGCCTGGAATCTCCCGCTCGATGCAAACGGCGAGCACGAGTTGATCCTGGCCGTACATCACGACGGCCAACGATACTGCTACCGCTACACGCTCGACGGGAGAGTCGAGACCGTCGCGCCGGCGATCCACGTTCGGCGGGGCGAGCATTTTGCGCTCCGCATCGTCAACGATCTCAAGGGCCGCAGCCCGGGCGAATCGGTCGCTTCGACGGCGATTCCGGCCTGCGCGCCGATGACGATGCCGCCGCCGACGACGCTGCACTTCGTCGGCTACTTGAATCACACGATCGACGACCGGCCGCTGCAGATGGCGCCGGTAGATACGAACATCCACCTTCACGGTTTCGAAGGGCCGGCGTCCGAGGAGAACATCTTTCTCTCGACGCTGAGCACGCCGATGCACGCATGCGAGTACCGCATCACGATCCCGAAGCGCCAGCCGCCGGGAACCTACATGTACCATCCGCACGCGCACGGCACGTCGGACGTCGAAGTTTCGTCGGGGCTCGACGGCGCTTGGATCGTCGAGCCCGATCGGCCGCAGCTCCCGCCCGAGGACGATCACGTCCTCGTCGTGCGCTATCAAATCCCGTTCGGCGTCGACAATATCTTCGCGCCCGACGAGACGGCGCTCGGCAACGACGGAATCGCGCACGAGGCCGCTTTGCCCGCGGGGTCGCCGGTGCCGTACGATCCGTTCGATCCTCCACCCTGGCCGAGCGTCTTTCCGATCCGCGGCGGCGGGCTCTCGCTCGATCCGACCGGCTGCAACGGCGCTGGTTCCGAGGCGCTCGTCGACGTGGATGGGGCTGCCGCGCCCGCAACGCTGCACGTCGCTCCCGGAACGACGCAGCTGCTGCGGATCGTCAACGGGACCTCGGATTCCCCAAAATTCATGCAGTTGCGCGATGCGAGCGGCACCGTGACGCAGATGCGCGTCGTCGGCATCGACGGCATACCGGTCTCCGGCGACATGGATGCGCCGCTCTCACAGTACATCGCGATGGACCGCGTCATGTTGACGCCGATGTCGCGCACGGATATTCTGCTGACGATCCCGCCCGGCGGCAAGTACGTGCTGTCTACCGAGCATTTCTGCGAGGGCAAGGACGCGTTCTTCCAGATGCGTCACGATCTGCTGGCGATCTCTACGCGTGCCGACGCGCCGGGAGCAGCCGTTGCGATGCCTTCGCCCGATTTTTCGCCGGTGCCGGCGACGATCGCCGATACGCCCGCGGCAAAGCTCGTCGCGTACGCGCGAGCCAATCCCTCGCTCATCCGTCGCCGTGCCTTGACGTTCACCGAGTACGCCTTTCCAAAGAGTGGAAAGATCCCGGTGCACCAGGGCTTCTATATCACCGACACGACGAATCGGCAGTTTCGCGAGCACCCGTTCTGGCCGGTCTATCCGGCGGGCGCGACCGTGCCGGCCAATGCCGACGTCGTCGTAAAGAAGGGGACGATCGAGGAGTGGTATCTGATCAACGCGACGATGGAGTCGCACGGATTTCACATCCATCAGATGAGTTTCGTTCAGGAGAACGGTCCCGGCGGCATTCCGCTGACCGAGGATACGGTCTTCGTCCCGGTCGGGCGGTTGCTGCCGAACAAACGCGATCCGAACTATCCGCTCGTCGCTCCCAGCATCACCAAGATCTTGCTCGACTTCCGCCACGTGCCGCGCGGCACGTTCGTCTTCCACTGCCACATGCTCTTCCACGAGGACGCGGGCATGATGGCGATCGTGCGCGTCGAGTAG
- a CDS encoding glycosyl hydrolase codes for MKRLLTALTVPLFLLIPTASHAAVAQSAAQQLMGKLEWRSIGPYIGGRVVAVAGVPSQRDLFYMGGVQGGVWKSTDYGLTWTNITDGKIPGIADPIGSLAVAPSNPNVIYAGTGEADIRSDFDTGDGLYKTTDAGKTWSYAGLRDTHMIAKLVVDPSNPKILYAASMGHVFKPNAERGIFKTTDGGATWRKVLFVDDKTGGIDLAMDSRDRNVLYASMWQAQRVPWKMTSGGPGSGLYKTLDGGAHWTKISTNPGFATGILGKIGISVAASNPRIVYAIVQARDGGVYRSNDAGATWKRVNGEMKLRQRAFYYMAITVDPTNPEVAYAPQVDAVYKTKDGGKTFTEIDTPHGDNHIIWVNPHDAKLLLEGNDGGATVSVNGGDTWSSEDNQPTGQFYHVATDDQFPFHVFGASQDEGAFEGPSAAIGPGIGPGEWHNVALGESTFVAPEPGSPFVTYGSGYYSSFARFDRITGDLKNVSPYPRYMSGSTPAETKYRFGWTHPIFFSPSDPRELLVASQVVFSSTDHGQTWKVLSPDLTRNDPATEGPTGGPVDLDQTGAETFPDISALAASPLDPDILWAGSADGLVHVTTDHGAHWTLVTPPQLPQWTQISSIEPSHTEKGTAYLTASRFMWDDYHPYVYETTDYGAHWTALTTGLPADQYVFVVRQDPREPRLLFAGTRATVYVSLDGGSLWQPLTRNLPGVQVRDLAIDPREGELAAATHGRAFWIMDDIALLEQLARQPALSVASAQLFAPETAWLSQAYGGANVGIPNFGDNPKYGASVFFNLPPGYNGSTPATLSFLDANGATIRSFTLHLKKKHERELTPEQEENLDSTQANQRELDKITAVSPGTNVFQWNLRYPPGYDVPGFHTVGSDDWPDSVEGPTVVPGNYEVVLRYGATALRAPLSVKLDPRLHPAPGDLAARFELETEIFDSIDRLDRALATALAASPKLPPAQRAQVQSVIASLIQLNIHSSEADLMYPLRVREQLAFLLNSLEPAYQKPTPAEYATFKELDGEASAGEAKLKELLAQ; via the coding sequence ATGAAGCGTCTCCTTACCGCACTGACAGTTCCGCTCTTTCTCCTCATCCCCACCGCCTCCCACGCGGCCGTCGCGCAATCCGCGGCACAGCAACTGATGGGCAAGCTCGAGTGGCGCAGCATCGGGCCGTACATTGGCGGACGCGTCGTTGCCGTCGCGGGCGTGCCGAGCCAACGCGATCTCTTCTATATGGGCGGCGTCCAGGGCGGCGTCTGGAAGAGCACCGATTACGGGCTGACCTGGACGAACATCACCGACGGGAAGATTCCCGGCATCGCCGATCCGATCGGATCGCTCGCCGTCGCCCCTTCGAATCCGAACGTCATCTACGCCGGCACCGGCGAAGCCGACATCCGCAGCGACTTCGACACCGGCGACGGGCTCTACAAGACGACCGATGCCGGAAAGACGTGGTCGTACGCGGGACTGCGCGATACGCATATGATCGCGAAGCTCGTCGTCGACCCGAGCAACCCGAAGATTCTCTACGCGGCCTCGATGGGCCACGTCTTCAAGCCGAACGCCGAACGCGGGATCTTCAAGACGACCGACGGCGGCGCGACCTGGCGCAAGGTGCTCTTCGTAGACGACAAGACGGGCGGGATCGATCTCGCGATGGACTCGCGCGATCGCAACGTTCTCTATGCGTCGATGTGGCAGGCGCAGCGGGTTCCGTGGAAGATGACGAGCGGCGGTCCCGGGAGCGGCCTGTATAAGACGCTCGACGGCGGCGCGCATTGGACGAAGATCTCGACGAACCCCGGCTTCGCAACCGGCATCCTTGGAAAGATCGGCATCTCGGTCGCGGCAAGCAACCCGCGCATCGTCTACGCGATCGTGCAAGCGCGCGACGGCGGCGTCTACCGCTCGAACGACGCGGGGGCGACGTGGAAGCGCGTCAACGGCGAGATGAAACTCCGCCAGCGCGCCTTCTACTACATGGCGATCACCGTCGATCCGACGAACCCCGAGGTGGCGTACGCTCCCCAAGTTGACGCGGTCTACAAGACGAAGGACGGCGGTAAGACGTTCACCGAGATCGACACGCCGCACGGCGACAACCACATCATCTGGGTCAACCCGCACGACGCCAAGCTGCTGCTCGAAGGAAACGACGGCGGCGCGACCGTCTCGGTCAACGGCGGCGACACGTGGAGCAGCGAGGATAACCAGCCGACGGGACAATTCTACCACGTCGCGACCGACGACCAGTTCCCGTTCCACGTCTTCGGCGCCTCGCAGGACGAAGGTGCGTTCGAAGGCCCGAGCGCCGCGATCGGCCCGGGCATCGGTCCCGGCGAGTGGCACAACGTCGCGCTCGGCGAGAGCACGTTCGTCGCACCGGAGCCCGGCTCGCCGTTCGTCACCTACGGCAGCGGGTACTACAGCTCGTTCGCGCGCTTCGACCGCATCACCGGAGATCTGAAGAACGTCAGCCCCTACCCGCGTTATATGTCCGGCTCGACGCCGGCCGAGACGAAATACCGCTTCGGATGGACGCATCCGATCTTCTTCTCGCCGAGCGATCCCCGCGAGCTGCTCGTCGCCTCGCAGGTCGTCTTCTCGTCTACGGATCACGGGCAGACGTGGAAGGTCCTCAGCCCCGATCTCACCCGCAACGATCCGGCCACCGAAGGCCCGACCGGCGGACCGGTCGATCTCGATCAGACCGGCGCCGAGACGTTTCCCGATATCTCGGCTCTCGCCGCCTCGCCGCTCGATCCCGACATTCTCTGGGCGGGCTCGGCAGACGGCCTCGTGCACGTAACGACCGACCACGGCGCACATTGGACGCTCGTCACGCCGCCGCAACTGCCGCAGTGGACGCAGATCAGTTCGATCGAGCCGTCGCATACGGAGAAAGGCACCGCATATCTAACCGCTTCGCGCTTCATGTGGGACGACTACCATCCCTACGTCTACGAGACGACCGATTACGGCGCGCACTGGACGGCGCTGACGACCGGCCTGCCCGCCGATCAGTACGTCTTCGTCGTTCGGCAGGATCCGCGCGAGCCGCGCCTGCTCTTCGCGGGCACGCGAGCGACGGTCTACGTCAGCCTCGACGGCGGATCGCTCTGGCAACCGCTCACGCGCAACCTTCCGGGCGTACAGGTCCGCGATCTCGCGATCGATCCGCGCGAAGGCGAGCTTGCCGCGGCGACGCACGGCCGCGCGTTCTGGATCATGGACGACATCGCGCTGCTCGAACAGCTCGCGCGCCAGCCCGCGCTCTCCGTTGCAAGCGCGCAGCTCTTCGCGCCCGAAACAGCCTGGCTCTCGCAGGCGTACGGCGGCGCGAACGTCGGCATCCCGAACTTCGGCGACAACCCGAAGTACGGAGCCTCGGTCTTCTTCAACCTGCCGCCCGGATATAACGGCTCGACGCCGGCGACGCTCTCTTTCCTCGACGCGAACGGCGCGACGATTCGAAGCTTCACGCTGCACTTGAAGAAAAAGCACGAGCGCGAGTTGACGCCCGAACAAGAGGAGAATCTCGACTCGACCCAAGCGAATCAGCGCGAGCTCGATAAAATCACCGCGGTCTCGCCCGGAACGAACGTCTTCCAATGGAATCTGCGCTACCCGCCGGGCTACGACGTGCCGGGCTTCCACACGGTCGGCAGCGACGACTGGCCCGACTCGGTCGAAGGGCCGACGGTCGTGCCCGGCAACTACGAAGTCGTCTTACGCTACGGCGCGACGGCGCTGCGCGCTCCGCTGAGCGTGAAACTCGATCCGCGCCTCCATCCCGCACCCGGCGATCTGGCCGCGCGCTTCGAGCTCGAGACCGAGATCTTCGATTCGATCGACCGCCTCGATCGCGCGCTCGCGACCGCGCTCGCAGCGAGCCCGAAGTTGCCGCCCGCGCAGCGCGCCCAGGTGCAATCGGTCATCGCCTCGCTGATCCAGCTCAACATCCACTCGAGCGAGGCCGACCTGATGTATCCGCTGCGGGTTCGCGAGCAGCTCGCGTTCCTGCTCAACTCGCTCGAGCCCGCCTATCAAAAGCCGACGCCCGCCGAGTACGCGACGTTCAAAGAGCTCGACGGCGAGGCGTCGGCCGGCGAAGCGAAACTGAAGGAACTGCTCGCTCAGTAA